The Heyndrickxia acidicola sequence CCTGTCCATTTCTTCTATAGTTAACTGAAAATCAAAGATATTATAGTTCTCTTCTATCCGATAAGGATTACTAGATCTTGGTATCGTTACCACTCCATGCTGTAGATCCCAACGAAGAACAATTTGAGCTGGTGATTTTTTGTGCTTTTCTCCTAACTCTTTAAGTAATGGAAAGTTCAAATTTCCTTCCATCAACGGACTCCAAGCTTCTAACTGTATGTGATTATTTTTGCAGAAAAAAAGTAGATCTTTCTGGGTTAATAGGGGATGAAATTCAACTTGGTTTACCATCGGTAATACTTCGCAATTTTCCATAATCTTTTGTAAATGATGAATTTGGAAATTACATACCCCGATAGCTCGAACAAATCCATCTTTATAGAGCTTTTCTAACGCTTTCCATGTCTCTTGATATTTGCCTGTGACCGCCCAGTGGACTAAATAAAGATCTAAATAATCCAATTTTAGTTTTTTTCTGCTTTTCTCAAAGGCCTGTAAGGTGGAATTATATCCTTGTTCCGTGTTCCATACTTTTGTGGTGATAAAAAGTTCTCTGCGAGAAGCACCAGATTCCCTAATCGCCATTCCAACTTGTTCTTCGTTATTATAAAAAGAAGCCGTATCTATACTATGATATCCTGTACGGATGGCATGCTTGATCAAGTTTGCTACATCATCGTTTTTGTTTAAATTCCCTACTCCTAAGCCTAGCCAAGGCATTTGAACCCCATTGTTTAAAGTAGTAAAGTTGTTTATTTGTATAGTCATACATACCTCCCATTTTTTTAAAAAAATTGGTTACATATAACGCGTTCATCTCCCCCTTTCCCTGTACGACTTCAAGTTGTCAACTGTCATTTTGGTCTATGCGTTGATGATATGCATTCCACCTTTCCCATGCAAGCAAAAATATTAGTTTGAAAGTTGGTCCTTTAAATATTGACTTCTTTATAAACTTCATAACCTTTCATATTCGTAAACAAAATCCAATTTGTCGTGGTGCTTTAGCTCGTTTTTATGGTAATCTTGCTACCAAGCATTTAAGTCATCAATCTTTCTTATTTAATTATTCGAATCAAACGGCTGATTTCCTCTGCACTTCTTTTCATCAATTGAGCTGCCTGAGAGGGATTCATGGCTTCTTCTAAAGACATTGGTGCTGGGACGATTGAAAACACCGCATCAATTCCATGGTTGTGAACTGCCTCCGCTCCTTGCCCAATGCCTCCTACCACAGCAATAACAGGTATACCCCATCTCTGAGCGACTTTCGCCACGCCAATGGGGGTTTTCCCGTGAATGGTTTGGCCATCGATTTTTCCTTCCCCAGTAATGACTAGGTCAGATCCCTGTATCGTTTCGCTTAATTTTGACTTTTCTATGACTACCTCAATTCCCGACTTGAGTACAGAATCAAAAAAGGCAATGAAACCACCACCTAAACCGCCCGCAGCTCCGGCTCCCTTGACCTCTAGTATGTCTTTTCTTAGGTCCCTTTTTATAATTTCTGCAAAGTGCCTTAGACCTTTATCTAATTCTTGAACCATAACCTGTGAAGCTCCCTTTTGAGGTCCAAAAACATAGGATGCACCTTGTTCACCGCAAAGAGGATTATCCACATCACACAAGACGGTAATTTTAGTTTCTTCTAATCGGGTATCTCGATTTGACATGTCGATTCGGTACAGGTTTTTTAGTGAACCTCCACCAAACCCAATGTCTCTCCCTTCTCGATCCAGGAATTTTATCCCAAGAGCTTGTGCCATGCCCATGCCCCCATCATTGGTTGCACTTCCACCAACACCAAGATAAAATTCCTGGCACCCTTGATCCAAGGCTTTCTTGATCAATTCGCCTGTTCCGTAGGTAGTCGTAACCAAAGGGTTTCTTTTTTCCTTAGGTACTAAAGGAAGACCAGAGGCAGCCGCCATTTCAATGACAGCCGTTTTACCATCGCCTAAAATTCCGTAAAAAGCATCCACTTTATCTCCCAATGGTCCGGTAACCTGTTCAAAAACCATCCTTCCTCTAGTTGCATCCACTAAGGATTGAACAGTTCCTTCACCTCCATCAGCAATCGGAACCTTAACGATTTCTATATTTGAAAAAACCTTCTTCATTCCTTTTTCAAAAGCTGTACAAGCTTCCAGGGCAGTCAAACTTCCCTTAAAAGAATCCATCGCAACAATAACTTTCACACAAAACTCCCCCAACAGATTTTTTTCTGTTAAATCCTGATTTAATGCTAGATTCGGTTACATTCAACTTGTTCTCTTTCTGAAAATCACTCGAGGATTATCGTTCTTGATGACGCTTTTGTAGATATTAACAGGGAAGACATATTTACGGTTCAGTCATTCAATAATAGTTGGGAGGAATAGTCATGGGATAGTCAAAGCGTAAATCATGAATATATATTGATTTTATTGGGACCAGAACTAAATATGTCTGTAAGTTATAGGGACATTTCTGATATTTTTGTAAACAATTTTTATAAGCTTTCTAGATAATGCTGTAATTTAAGCGCAGCCAACACTTCCATTTCCAATGGCTGCTACTACTTAACAAGATTAAACCATAAGATTTCAATGGCAAGATTCCCAAAAGGTAATCGACGTTTAGAAGAATTTGACTTTGCCTTTTATCCTTCTATAAACGATATCCACCAAAATTCGGGAACTTGCCACTTTAGGACTCCTTGAGAAAAATGGATATCAGCTATTTGTTAAAAATGGATATTATGCAATTGGATGTTGGGCTACATTTCTTACATTTCCACTTTCCTGTCGAACTCTTCCTAGGAGATGATCAACAGTTAAATAGGCTAATGCCATAATTGTCTCTGTTGGGTTATATGAAGAAAGAGTAGGGAACTGTCCGCCTCCTACAGCGTATAGCCCTTTACATTCGTGCACTTCCCCGAACGGATTGACGACGGAATTGTTGGGATCCCAGCCCATCCGGTGCGTCCCGGTATCGTGTACAGTGACATGATAAGTAGGTGCAGGAACATCTTCCCAATGCTCAGAGATCCCCATCTCTTTAGCAATCTGCCGTTTAATTTTCATGAAGTATTCAACTGTCTTACGATCGTAGTCTGTCCAGTCATGTGTAATTCTCATTGCTGGTTGGCCAAATTTATCCTTTACTGTTGGATCTAGATCGACATAGAATTGTTTTGAAGGTAAGGACGAATGTTGAGAGTAAATTTTGAATAATTTTCTATAATTTTCAGTCATCCAGTTTTTAAAGCCTTTGCCCCAACGTGGAACATGCGGAGGAAGACTATGCGCAACCTCCAGAGGCTGCATATCACCCGTCCACGTGGTAATTGGTGAACCCCAAAGGACTCCCTCGTCATTATCAGGTATTAATTCTGATGTTAAATCGTCGATGACACTTCCAGATTGCAAAGAACCCATAAATGGATTCGTAAATTCAGGTAAAACTCCAGTGAACCAACCATAATTATGAATGGACAAATGTTTACCCACATGACCGTTTCCATTAATTCCTGAAGCTAGTAGTAATCGTGCGTTTTCGAGAGCGTAAGTGGCTAATATAACGATTTCTGCCTCAATATCAACAACTTGCCCTTCCGAATCAAAGTAGGAAACTCCACGGACTCTTCCAGTAGAATCAGTATTTACCCTAAAAACCCGAACGTGAGGACGGATTTCAAGATTATTCGTTTCTAAAGCTGCTGTTTTTACAAGATCATGTGTAGAAACCTTTGCCCCTACATGACAATGATATCCATGACAAAAACCACAGTTTGTACAAGCATTTCTTCCTTTATAGTCTTTTGTCGCAATCGCTGTTGGAGTAGGAAAAGGATTGTAACCTAAACGCTTGGAAGATTCTACAAATAGCTTATCCGCTGCTGCACGTGGAAGAGGTGGCATAGGGTAGTCTCTTTTCCGAGGAGGGTCAAAAGGATTACCGTTAGGTTGTATCTCACCGTTAATATTCCCGGCTTTACCAGCTATCCCAAGTTCCCATTCAACCCGGTCGTAATAGGGTTCTAAATCATTATAACTTATTGGCCAATCAACGACTGTGGTATCCTCAGGCAGTGCCGATTCAGAAAATCTTTCAATAATGGTACTGCGCATACTAAAATCCTTTTCCCGAAACCGGAATGCAGCAGCTCCCCAAGAACGTGTGCCGCCGCCCGTTCCAATGGAAGGAGGGACCTGAAAGGGATCTCCAAGCCCTAATTTATTAGAGGCCCATGGAAGAACTTTTGCCTGTGTTTTCTCATTCGGTCTCCATGTTATCGGATCTGTCCTCATGTGCGGAACCATAGCACTTCGTGTATAATAACGAATTTCATCGAATTTTGTTAAAAAATCGGCATCCTGATAGAATGCTCCCTTTTCAAGTCCAACTACCTTTAATCCTGCACGAGCAAGTTCTGCTGCAATAAGGCCACCGGAAGCACCCAGACCTACAACAATCGCATCAATTTTTTTTGTCATAATTTCACCTCTGTTACCACTGGCTTGTATTCCCTTTGTATATCAGAAAGCGTCTTCACTTCAATTTTATTAACATCAAAACCTAAATGCATCTGTTCAGGAGTATAGCCCCATTGTGCGCCTGGAAAACCAATCAACTTCCAGCCTAACGCATCCCGGTTTCCTCCATATAAGGGATCACCGAATGTTCCTTGCAATGTATGCTCATGTACAACGGCAAAAAATTGTGCTATTAAATTTTCTTTTTTAACTATATCATCACTGGAATCTAATGGATCAGCGAGCTGGAATTGTTCTATAGTTAGAAGAATTTGATCCTGTTGCTCTTCTGTAAGTTCAATGAAAGATGCACCAAAAGTTTCTCTACAAAAGCCTTCGAATTCTATTAAACCTTGACGGTAAAATGTTTGAAGATGCCGAAAATAACCTGCGAGTGATTGATCAATATAAATCAATGCACCAGCTTCTTTTGCACCTGCCCCATGCTCATCACTTGGAATGATACGGGAGGCCATGGCTTCAATGGTCCTAGCTTCTTCCTGGTTTAAAAACATTAAAACTGGTAATTTCTCGATATTGTTCATCTTTTTCCCCTCCCTATTAAACTTGTATTCTTTTTTAATAGCGGGCGGAGTGTCCGGCCCGCTATTAATTAATTGATAATAGGGTTCTTAAACCCGTGCCTTTGACAGCGGTAATGACTTAAAGCGCTTTGTATTTTCTATAATTGCTACTTCAACAGGCAATCTTTCCATACTAGAAGCACCATAGAATCCATCAATGCCTTTTGTATGTTCCAAAATATATTCCACATCTTCAGGTCCCGCTATTGGGCCGCCATGGCATATAACAAGCACATCCGGGTTCACTTCTTTGGCAGCATCGTGGATAGACTGAATAATTCGGGCAGCTTCATCAAGGCTCATGGTGCTGTGTGCTCCAGTTAATCCACTAAGTGTTGTACCAACATGAGCAACAATGATGTCTGCTCCTGCTTCAGCCATGTCACGTGCTTCCTGCTCAGTGAAAACATAAGGTGTGGTTAAGAGATCAAGTTCACGCGCTATGCCGATCATCTCCACTTCCAAATCATATCCAAGACCTGTTTCCTCCATATTTTCCCGGATACGCCCCTCAAAAAGTCCCACTGTTGGAAAATTTTGAACACCTTGATACCCAATCTTTTTTAATTCCTCCAGGAAGGAACGCATGTCTCTAAACGGATCCGTGCCGCATACACCGGCAAGTACTGGAACATTTTTCACGACGGGCAATATCTCTCTTGCCATGTCTACTACAATTTGGTTAGCGTCTCCATAAGGCATCAATCCAGAAATAGAGCTTCTTCCTGCCATTCTAAAACGCCCGGAATTGTAAACAATCAAAAGATCCGCACCGCCGGCTTCCGCACACTTGCCAGAAATACCCGTACCTGCTCCTGCTCCAATGATTGGTATCCCTTTAGCTACTTGTTCTTTTAATCGGCCTAAAATTTCTTTTCTACTCATAATTCAACACTCCTATTTTTTTATAATTGGAATACAATTCGTGTAATTTCTTAGCCATTTCCTCAGCAAATGCTGGGTCATTAATATGTGTATCCATAACGACTAAATCAATATGTGGATCCAATGATTCCTTAAGAGAATCAATTAATGCTTGATCCGCCTGAGGATCATAGAAAACTTCACCTTTTTTTGCAATAGCAGAAATGCCTTTGAGCGGAATAAACACACTTACTGGTCCCTTTGCCCGATTCAATTTATAAGCAATAATTTTTCCGAGTTGATCGCATTCTTCTACTGTAGTACGCATAAGTGTAACATTTGGGTTATGCTTATAAATCTTTCTACCATGGAAATGCGTAGGGAGTGTATCAACAGGTCCGAAATTCACCATATCTAATGCTCCAAGTGATACAACCTGTGGAATACCAAGCTGGCCCGCCATTTCCAGTCGATCTTGACCTGCCGAAAGCTCTCCTCCAACCAGCTCATCAGCCAGTTCGGTAGTGGTGACATCCAATACTGCACTAATAAATCCATCTTTCATTAGAGCTTCCATTGCACGTCCGCCAACACCGTTCGCAGAGAAAACCACCACCTCGTATCCCTTTTTTTCGAGCCATTTGCTTGCTCTTAGGACACATGGGGTTGTAACGCCAAACATCGTAATTGAGATCAATGGCTTATTTTCTTTTTGCGGTTGAATGGTACAGCTTGCTTTTGCCATTTCAGCAATCGCAATAGCTGCATTATTTAGAATCTTTCCAGAGATAGAATTAATTCCAGCGATGTCTACCACCGAATACATCATCGTGATATCCGATTCTCCCACATAAGGCTTGGTATCACCTGAAGCAACTGTCGAAACCATAAGCTTTGGTACCCCAATTGGCAGTGCCCGCATGGCGTGAGTTGCGATAGAAGCCCCACCTGAACCTCCCAACGCGAGAATTCCATCAAGTTTCCCATCCTGATGCAACTGCCGAATAATCTTTGTTGCACCTATTGCCATGACCTCCATAGCGAATCCGCGATCATTTCTTTTAACTAGTTCTTCAATCTCAACTCCACCCGCAAGAGCTACCTCCTCTCTGTTTATATCTGGTTGGGTTTGAGGCTGTCCCAGAACACCAATATCGATCAAAACGACATCACAACTTGTTTTACGGATGATTTGATTGACGAAGTTGTGTTCGTTTCCCTTCGTATCCAGCGTTCCTAAAACGACGACCGTTGCCATAACACTTTTCCTCCCTCTTAAAATACAATCTATCTATTCGGGATCTCTCCGGGCGGTGCCACCCTGCAATCAGGTGAAATTTTCAGCTCCTGCTCAGCACCTGCGGGTGAGTAAATCACAAATGATTTCATCGGTTCCCAACCTGTGTTGATCGTATAATGGTATCTTCCTTTAGGAACATAGACAGTGCAGCCGGCCGTTACTTTCTGTATCACTGGATTGCCATTCTCATCCTCTACCATTTGTTCTCCTTCACCTGAAACAATATAGATAATTTCTTCCGTACCAGGATGGTTATGCCGTTCGTGTCCTTTACCTGGATCAACAACGACTACACCCGTACTAAAGCTTTTTGCTCCTGTAACATCCGGTGTAGAGGTTAACTTAAAGCAACCCCAGTCAAACATCAACGTTTCTACATCATCAGGTCTAACATACAATTTTTTATCACTCACAGAAGGTGCCCCTTTCTCAATGAATTTCCTATCAATTTGGTAGATACATTAAATAATGCCAAATTGATAGGAATAATAAATTATTTATTTCGATTTAATTAATAAGCTTTTATTAGCCTCATCTACTAATGGTTTTAAGTACTCAAATGCTTGGCGGGCAACATAGTCCGGCTCAATATCGCGACGGTCGAATCCAAGCTCCATTGCTAAATATCCATCATAATTAATATCCTTAAGTGCATTAATAACTGAAACGAAATCTCCTCTACCTTTGCCAGGTGCTAAACGATCATTATCGGAGATATGAATATGATGAAGATTTTCCCCCATCCTGTATACATAATCTGACGAAACTTCTTTTCGGTACAAGGCATGGAAGGTATCAAACATAAGCTTTACGTTTGGTTCTCCTACTTCTTCCATCAACTCAATCGCATCATCGCAACGATCAATTAGGTTACTATCAAATGAGGTTGGTTCTATTACCATTGTGACTCCATAATCTGCTGCAGTTTTCGATATCTCACTAAGAGCTGCACTACTCCAAGCCCATGCCTGTTTAAGGCTGGTGCCAAAAACTTGCCAGCCCGGAATGTAAAGGACTGTCTTACCTCCCCACTCAGCACATAGCTCCACCACTTGTTTATAATGCTCGATGGTATGTCGGCGCTCTTCTGGTATAGGTGAAGCAACATTATGACCAGGTCCTCCACTTAGACCAGGAAGCATACTAGATACTTCAAGGTTGTAATACTCTAATATACTCTTAATATTTTTACGTCTTTCTTTAGTTGTTGTTGGTGGATAAGCATGAGGGCTAGCAGCACCAATTTCAATTCCGTCATAACCAATATTTGCAATACGTTTGATGACCTCTTCAAGCGGGTAAGCCGGTAACCAAACTGGAAAACTAGCATAAGGCCAAGTATTAAAGGATAGTTTCATTGTCATAGTAAATTACCTCCTGAATTTTATAATTATTTAATAGGTGGTACCGTTATACTTTGATACATTTTCTTTTGTCACTGTTGGTGAATCTAATTTTATAAAGCTTGGTAGTTTTTCTCCTGCCAGGGCTTTTGCAGCCGCAATAATATCCATAGGAGCAATAACAGGATAAACAGTGGTGGAGTCAATAGTACCATTTGAAATATCATTAAAAGCTGCCTGTTGACCATCAATACTTATAACTTTAATTTCATTTCTTCCTGCATTCTTAATTGCCTGGATGGCACCAAGTGTCATAATGTCAGCTTGACTGAATACAGCATCAATTTTGCCCTTAGGGAATCGTTGTAATAAATCTTCCATGACACTAAGACCTTTTGATTGGTCATAGTCTGCATTTTGACTTGCAATTACTTTGATTCCAGGATAATCTTTAAGCGCTTCCATAAAACCTTTATGTCGATCAATGGTAGGAGATGCTGAAGGGCTTCCTTGTATTTCTACTACATTTCCTTTCCCATGTAATCGAGTTGCAAGGTCTTTACCGGCTGCTATCCCTAAATCAATGTCATTGGCTTTAATAGTCGTAAGAACTGGTGCATTTACGGTACGATCAACCTCGATAACCTTTATCCCTGCAGCTTCAGCTCTTTTAACAGCAGGTGCTAAAGCAGCCTTTTCAACTGCATTGATGATAAGGACATTAATGCCTTTAGCGATAAAATCATCGACAATTCCTGATTGGACAGATGGATCATTTTGTCCATCAGCAACCAATAGCTGCATATTCGGGAAATATTTTTTTGCAAATGCTTCAGATTCATTTTTAATAGCTACACCATAAGGAAAAGTTGTTGAGGCAATGGCCATTCCTACCTTTCCTTTTATGGAATCAGGAGAAACATTTAACTTTAATGCATCTTGACACTGAGATCCACAGTATTGTCCAAAATCCATTTTTATAGGACCCGTAGATTTAATGGCCGAAGTTGTCGTAGAACTTGAATTACTACTACAGGCTGTCATAAGAAACATTAGCGATGATACCCCAATTAAACTATTAATTAGTTTAGACTTCATATTTTCTCTCCTTTTTCAATTATTATTTTTGACGGCCATTCAAATTCTTAAATTTCTTGCCTTTAATCCATCATAATCCTGTCCACTGCTGTTTAATATGTTGCTTTAGAGATGGCGTTGTGAATAAAACGGCAGCTACAATAATGATACCTTTGGCTATTTGTTGGTTGTATGGCGATACCCCCAGCAAGTTTAATAGATTTGCAACCATAGCCAATAATAAAGCACCTAGGATTGTACCTCCAACTCCTCCTTTTCCTCCCATTAAACTTGTTCCACCGATAACAACGGCGGCAATGCTGTCAAGATTGATATCGCTATTTGCAGTTGGATGACCAACATATAGCCTAGAAGCAGTAATGATTCCTGCAACAGCAGCACATAGGCCACTGATAGCATATACAATTAGTAGGATGCGTGTTGTTCTAACCCCTGAAAGACGCGCAGCATCTTGACTACCACCTATCCCATATACAAACCTTCCAAAAGGTAAATATCTTAGTGACATCCAAGAAACGATTATGATTAGTGCAAACAGAATAGCTGGGCCCGGTATTGGTCCTATTCCCCCATTACCAACAAAATTTATAATTTGGCTATTAGAGTTGAAGCTCTGAGGTGTCCCATTTGTTAGAAGTAAAGCAGCTCCATCCCCAATCGCCATCGTCGCAAGAGTCATGATAAATGGTTGAATTCCTAAGAAAGTTGATCCAATTCCATTAATCATGCCAGCCACAATACCTATTAAAAGAACGAATAGAATGGCAATTGGAACGGATAGACCATGGTTTAACATCATCGCGAACGATACGCCAGAGACAGCAAGGATAGCGCCTACTGAGAGATCAATCCCCCCAGTTAAGATGACAAAGGTCATGCCGATTGCCACCACTCCAACAACTGAAGCCTGTCGTATTACGTTTGTAATATTGACTATATTAAAGAATTCTGGTGTAAAAATGGCTGTGAACGCTAAAATTAAAACAAATAATAGGATAGTGACACGATATTGCTTGATGAACTGTTTAAATACGCTGTTTCTTGGTAATTCTTTAATAATAGTACTTTCGGAATTAAGGGACATTTCATTTTTCATTTTTCCACTCCTCCTACGGCATATTTCATGATTCTTTCTTCAGTTGCTTCTTCATGATCCAATTCCCCAGTAATTTCCCCCTTACACATAACAAGCACTCGATGACTATTCTCTAAAATTTCAGGTAGTTCCGATGATATTAAAATGACAGACATTCCCTGTTCACAAAGTTCCCTCACTACAGTATAAATTTGAGCTTTAGCCCCAATATCAACCCCTCTTGTTGGTTCATCCAGAAGAAGAACCCTAATCCCTGACTCCAACCATTTAGCAAGTACGATTTTTTGTTGATTCCCACCAGACAGACTACCAACGGGTGAACTCAAATGGGGTAATTTAATTTTTAATAATTCAACATAGTTTTCTGCGAGTTTTTGTTCAATGTTCTGTTTAATCACTTTGTTTTTACTGCTAGCCATAAAAATGTTTTGTAAACATGAAAGATTTTTGAATAATCCCTGTCTTCCTCTATCTTCGGGTACTAATCCTATTCCATTTTTAATGGCAACTCTAGGGGAAGTAATATTAACATGACGACCATCTACAAAAATTTTTCCTGACTCCATAGGATCAGCACCAAGTATAGCCCTTACCAGCTCTGTCCTGCCAGCGCCTCTTAATCCAGCTATCCCCAGTACTTCTCCTTTATAAAGAGAAAGATTGATGTTACGAAGGGCTCCTCTACGGTTTAGCCCTTCTACCTTTAGGGCCACCTCATTTTTTTCATAATTAATCTTCTTACGAGGAGCAGTGTTAATATGACGTCCAACCATCATGGCAATCAACTCATCAGGATTGGTGTCTTTTATGTCACCGTCCCCTATTTGATGACCGTCTTTAAGAACTAAATATCGATCGGCCAATCCGAATATTTCATCTAGCCTATGAGAAATGAATATCACAGAAACTCCACGTTTTTGTAACTTCTTTACGATTGTAAGCAGCCTATCCACATCATCTCCGCCTAATACTGCGGTAGGTTCATCCAAGATCATTAGTCGAGCATTTCTATAGAGAGCTTTAGCGATTTCCAACATCTGTTTTTGGGCAATACTTAGGGTGGATACGGGTTTCTCAACAGGTAAATCGACCCCAAATTCATTCAAGAATCTCTTCGCTTCTTTATGTAGTTCAGCCCATTTAATAAGTCCCTTTGATTTGTGAAGATTTGCATAAAAGAGATTTTCAGTTACTGAAAGATCAGGGAATAAATTAAGCTCTTGGTAAACTGTTACAATTTCATTCAACTCTGCATCAAGAGGAGAATGAAACTCCACTTTATTTCCATTTATTAAAAGCTCCCCTTCATTCGCTTTTATGGCACCTGATAGAATTTTGATTAACGTAGATTTCCCTGCCCCATTTTCCCCAACTAGCGCTAATATTTCTCCAGCATGAATTTTTAAATTGATGTGATTGAGAACTGTAACTCCAGAATAGCTCTTTGATATATTACGCATCTCTAGAAGAGGATTTACGTTAACCTCAATAGCCATCCCCATACAGGTCTACCTCCTTTTAATTCTTTCGAACTATAAAAAATCAATGTAATCGATTACATCTGTCTATTCGTCCTTTACACTCTAAAAAGAAAACACTCCCTCTTCATTTTTCTGTAATGAATTTTCAATTATTTTATCCACAGTTAAAACCGCTGCTCCAATTATTCCAACCTTTTCTCCCAATAGAGACTGCTGGATTACTAAATTACGTGTAGATAAGGGCGACGAGTGGGAATATATTCCTTGCCTTATAGATGCCAAAAGTACATCACCAACTTCCGACACTTTCCCTCCTATACAAACCAGGGAAGGGTTAAAGAAATTAATAAGGCCGCCTATTACTTTTCCAATTTCTAACCCACATTCACGAATGAGTTCAACTACAAGTGGATCAGATTCTCTTACCGCCCGATTGACATCTTCCAATTTTAATTTCCGATTCGTAGCCAGTAATTTTGAAAGTATCTTACTATGTCCATTCTTTCCTATTTCCTCTGCCCTTCGGACGATAGCTCTCCCCCCTGCAATTGCTTCTAAACAACCTCTATTGCCGCAATAGCAAAGTACATCATGGCCGACATTTATATGGCCAACGTCACCTGCACATTCTATAGAACCACGATAAATTTGACCATTGCATATAATTCCTGCGCCTATTCCATTTCCGATTTTTAAGTATATTAGATTATCAATCTTAGATACTGCCTCAACAGTTCTCTCCCCTAGTACCCTTGTAAATACATTATTGTCGACATAACAAGGACAATTAAAGTATTCATTCCAAAATTGTCGGATAGGATATCTATCCCATCCTGGCATAATAGGAAGTGAACCAGGTAAACCTGTACTATATTCTACTGGTCCAGGTACACCCATACCTATTCCTTTAATTAAAGAAATTTCTATTTTATGTTCATCCAGTAAAGAAAAAACCATTTCTTTTATATGTTCAAGTACAGTTAGTGGACCTTTTCCAACATCTATCTCACTCGATTTTGAAACAACAATATCGCAGTTCAAATCCGCTATCCCGACCTGA is a genomic window containing:
- a CDS encoding aldo/keto reductase is translated as MTIQINNFTTLNNGVQMPWLGLGVGNLNKNDDVANLIKHAIRTGYHSIDTASFYNNEEQVGMAIRESGASRRELFITTKVWNTEQGYNSTLQAFEKSRKKLKLDYLDLYLVHWAVTGKYQETWKALEKLYKDGFVRAIGVCNFQIHHLQKIMENCEVLPMVNQVEFHPLLTQKDLLFFCKNNHIQLEAWSPLMEGNLNFPLLKELGEKHKKSPAQIVLRWDLQHGVVTIPRSSNPYRIEENYNIFDFQLTIEEMDRIDALNINKRFGDNPDDF
- a CDS encoding glycerate kinase, which encodes MKVIVAMDSFKGSLTALEACTAFEKGMKKVFSNIEIVKVPIADGGEGTVQSLVDATRGRMVFEQVTGPLGDKVDAFYGILGDGKTAVIEMAAASGLPLVPKEKRNPLVTTTYGTGELIKKALDQGCQEFYLGVGGSATNDGGMGMAQALGIKFLDREGRDIGFGGGSLKNLYRIDMSNRDTRLEETKITVLCDVDNPLCGEQGASYVFGPQKGASQVMVQELDKGLRHFAEIIKRDLRKDILEVKGAGAAGGLGGGFIAFFDSVLKSGIEVVIEKSKLSETIQGSDLVITGEGKIDGQTIHGKTPIGVAKVAQRWGIPVIAVVGGIGQGAEAVHNHGIDAVFSIVPAPMSLEEAMNPSQAAQLMKRSAEEISRLIRIIK
- a CDS encoding GMC family oxidoreductase; protein product: MTKKIDAIVVGLGASGGLIAAELARAGLKVVGLEKGAFYQDADFLTKFDEIRYYTRSAMVPHMRTDPITWRPNEKTQAKVLPWASNKLGLGDPFQVPPSIGTGGGTRSWGAAAFRFREKDFSMRSTIIERFSESALPEDTTVVDWPISYNDLEPYYDRVEWELGIAGKAGNINGEIQPNGNPFDPPRKRDYPMPPLPRAAADKLFVESSKRLGYNPFPTPTAIATKDYKGRNACTNCGFCHGYHCHVGAKVSTHDLVKTAALETNNLEIRPHVRVFRVNTDSTGRVRGVSYFDSEGQVVDIEAEIVILATYALENARLLLASGINGNGHVGKHLSIHNYGWFTGVLPEFTNPFMGSLQSGSVIDDLTSELIPDNDEGVLWGSPITTWTGDMQPLEVAHSLPPHVPRWGKGFKNWMTENYRKLFKIYSQHSSLPSKQFYVDLDPTVKDKFGQPAMRITHDWTDYDRKTVEYFMKIKRQIAKEMGISEHWEDVPAPTYHVTVHDTGTHRMGWDPNNSVVNPFGEVHECKGLYAVGGGQFPTLSSYNPTETIMALAYLTVDHLLGRVRQESGNVRNVAQHPIA
- a CDS encoding gluconate 2-dehydrogenase subunit 3 family protein — protein: MNNIEKLPVLMFLNQEEARTIEAMASRIIPSDEHGAGAKEAGALIYIDQSLAGYFRHLQTFYRQGLIEFEGFCRETFGASFIELTEEQQDQILLTIEQFQLADPLDSSDDIVKKENLIAQFFAVVHEHTLQGTFGDPLYGGNRDALGWKLIGFPGAQWGYTPEQMHLGFDVNKIEVKTLSDIQREYKPVVTEVKL
- a CDS encoding phosphoenolpyruvate hydrolase family protein; amino-acid sequence: MSRKEILGRLKEQVAKGIPIIGAGAGTGISGKCAEAGGADLLIVYNSGRFRMAGRSSISGLMPYGDANQIVVDMAREILPVVKNVPVLAGVCGTDPFRDMRSFLEELKKIGYQGVQNFPTVGLFEGRIRENMEETGLGYDLEVEMIGIARELDLLTTPYVFTEQEARDMAEAGADIIVAHVGTTLSGLTGAHSTMSLDEAARIIQSIHDAAKEVNPDVLVICHGGPIAGPEDVEYILEHTKGIDGFYGASSMERLPVEVAIIENTKRFKSLPLSKARV
- a CDS encoding Tm-1-like ATP-binding domain-containing protein produces the protein MATVVVLGTLDTKGNEHNFVNQIIRKTSCDVVLIDIGVLGQPQTQPDINREEVALAGGVEIEELVKRNDRGFAMEVMAIGATKIIRQLHQDGKLDGILALGGSGGASIATHAMRALPIGVPKLMVSTVASGDTKPYVGESDITMMYSVVDIAGINSISGKILNNAAIAIAEMAKASCTIQPQKENKPLISITMFGVTTPCVLRASKWLEKKGYEVVVFSANGVGGRAMEALMKDGFISAVLDVTTTELADELVGGELSAGQDRLEMAGQLGIPQVVSLGALDMVNFGPVDTLPTHFHGRKIYKHNPNVTLMRTTVEECDQLGKIIAYKLNRAKGPVSVFIPLKGISAIAKKGEVFYDPQADQALIDSLKESLDPHIDLVVMDTHINDPAFAEEMAKKLHELYSNYKKIGVLNYE
- a CDS encoding cupin domain-containing protein gives rise to the protein MSDKKLYVRPDDVETLMFDWGCFKLTSTPDVTGAKSFSTGVVVVDPGKGHERHNHPGTEEIIYIVSGEGEQMVEDENGNPVIQKVTAGCTVYVPKGRYHYTINTGWEPMKSFVIYSPAGAEQELKISPDCRVAPPGEIPNR